The following is a genomic window from Peromyscus maniculatus bairdii isolate BWxNUB_F1_BW_parent chromosome 22, HU_Pman_BW_mat_3.1, whole genome shotgun sequence.
TCTGTGTAGAGAAGGTTTTactacattgattacattcataaggtttctctccagtgtgtgttctttcatgtattcGGAGTTTATTGTGAAAtgcaaaggctttgccacactgattacattcatagggtttctctccagtatgtgtttttCTATGTCCTTGAAGACTACTACGtaatgcaaaggctttaccacactgattacattcatagggtttctctccagtatgggttCTTCCATGTGCTTGGAGACTACTCTGTGTAGAGaaggttttaccacattgattacattcatatggtttctctccagtatgggttCTTGTATGtaatttgagaattttctgtgtAGAGAATGCTCTACCAcatagattacattcatagggtttctctccagtatgtgttcttttatgaatttgaagaCCACCCTGTtgtacaaaggctttaccacattgattacattgataaggtttttctcctgtgtgtgtttttatatgCATTTGGAAGTTATTGGgaaatgcaaaggctttaccacaaagattacattcataaggtttctctccagtatgtgttcttttatgcatttgaagataACCCTGTTgggtaaaggctttaccacacatattacattcatagggtctcTCTCCAGTATGGGTTCTTATATGTAATTGGAGATTTTTCTTTGTAGCTAATGCTTTACCACAGTGATTACagttatagggtttctctccagtatgtgttcttttatgcatttgaagataCTCTTTTTgtccaaaggctttaccacattgattacattcatagggtttctctccagtatgtgtttttttatgtctttgaagaTGACGTTTTTGTCCAAAGGCTTTACAACATTCATTACATTCGTAGGGTTTCTGTCCCGTATGTGTTGTTTTATGTCTTTGAAGACTACTGGAACATACAAAGGCTTttccacactgattacattcatagggtttctctccaataTGTGTTCTTCCATGAAAATGACTGTCGTATTCAAAGACTTTAACACATTGAGTATATACAGAAGGTTCCTCTCCAGTATGGTTTCTTTCATGCCTGCAAGGAGAATCAACACATGTAAAAGCTTTAGTACATTCAGTACACGATCTTTACATCTTGCATCTTTACATCTGTATGAACAGAGTTTGCAGTTTGGTACATTTGTAAAGAGGAATCCCATCTTAAGGTTTTATCACAGTGTTTGCACTCATGTTGTTCCTCTTcatgagtggttttttttttttgcatctttgaAGATACTTGTGATGGTTAGATTATTTTTTACAAGGTTCACATTTACAGAATTATTtttctgtataatttttttttaattatttccagAAAACTGGAAAACCTCAGAGCTTTACAATGACTATTCAAATTTTTCTATAAGTATGAGTCATACTACATTTGCTAAGTGAAATAGGACAAAGAGAAGTATTTACACAGTTCTAGTACTCATAGGGCTTTGCTACTGTGTGAGTTTGTTGATGGATTAACAAAGAAGCTGAAAAACCAATTACTTGCATACTTGAATCAAATTTAACAAGTATACTCAACATGGGCAATCCTACACATCTTCTAATTGTTCTGAGAGAGAAGTATGTTATGTCTTTTCTTATCCCTATGCTCATATGTCTTATATCCAGAGTGACATAAGATATACCTAGTAAAAgagaataacaaataaaaacgTTTCCACATTGAATTCACAGTTTGACTTTCTGTTCCTCACAGATATGTGATAGAGTGATTAAGGTTTCTCCACCACAACTCCCCCTTGACACGTGACTCTAACTGCCCCCTCACTAAATTTAGCAGTCACAAAGAGTTTATGCATAATGCTAGCTTTACTATGGATTACGCTTATTAGGGGGTTGATGATATACTTATGACCTCTTCAATGTGTGTAAGTTTTATAATATGGGTAGTATGATATAAATGGATTGGCAGTCTCTCATGGTGCTATGATTCAAATAGTGATATCTGTTGAAacattgtttccttgtcttcATTCTTAAAAGACTGCCTTCCAAGTGAAATTCATCTAAAATTGAGGTATATGGTTTTAAGTGAATCTAATAATCATCAATGTACTTTAATCTGTGCTTATGTacactgttatttttatttaaaactttcagGACACATTACATTTTCTTCAGAGGCATATTTGTATCAGCttgcacatgaaaattaccttTCATGTCTTCTAGAATTTTGATGGTGTTTTTCAATATTATGGTCTTCCCAACTGTATCCTAAAATATAGTACCAGAAAATGTATGGTATATTATTGAAAATTGGACAAAATTTAACTTAATATCTTCAGTGAACCTTAGAACCATGCCTGAATTATTCACctcattcttcttctttctcaataAAACTACAGAAGAGCACAATAACCAAGAAACAGTTATCCCCTTATTTTAAACATGAAGGAAAATTCAGTCTTACCTATAGCAGTGAGGTTACTgtaggtctccagcatcacatctttgtagagagtCTTCTGAGATGGATCCAGCAAAGTCCACTCTTCCCAAGTGAAGTCAACATGCACATCATCATAGGTCACTGTATTCTAAAATATCCCATACATGTGTACAACAGAAAGCATGATATGGACAACATTGTAAGTGTATACATCTTTGACAGTATAGTCATATGATTCTGGTGCTCCCCACACTTATTTCATGATATAGACATTATAATGTAATTTCCAAGTCACTTTAGGTGGCATATCACCTTGCAAGAGAAATGTCTATTAACAAACATAGAGAGACAAGTAAAAAGATCACCAGTACAGAGTACACATGAGAAAAATTGTATGAACAATTACTaactacataaaagaaaaataagatggacaAGCTGAGTGtattggctcatgcctttaaccccattACTCAAAGGGCAGAAGCAGGTGTATTTGTCTCTGACTTAAATGCCAGCATAGTCTATGCAAtctgttccaggacaggcagaaatACATGTTAAGATACTCACTCCCATGCTAAaatcagtcaaacaaacaaaaaagatagaaagaattgccagggccaggcggtggtggcacatgcctttaatcccagcactcgggaggcagaggaggcagatctctgtgagttcgaggccagcctggactaccaagtgagtcccaggaaaggcacaaagctacacagagaaaccctgtcttgaaaaaaccaaaaaaaaaaaaaaaaaaaaaaaaaaaaaaaacaagaaagaattgCCAGGTgttggtgacacatgtctttaatcccagcactcaggaggcagaggcaggtggatatctctgagtttgaggccagcctggtctacaaagtgagttccaaataGCCAGGACTatctcacagagaaacccggagttgaaacaaagcaaaaagaaaaaagaaagaaagaaagaaagacagaaagaaagaaagaaagaaagaaagaagtcagagtTTTTTACTCATTTCTTATTAAAGAGTTATGCATTCACTCCAGTTCTGTACTCATCTTCCAGAAACCTGAAGTGCCCCAATTTAAACTCTAACATCATTAAAATTTTACTGAAAGACTCTGCATGTTTAAACTGTTTTTAATGGACAGATGAAAACATTAGCAATATAAATGTTGGTCATAAATAATCAACACAGggcaggagatggctcagtagtaaggAGCTCTTGCTGGTCTTGCATATAGGTGGGCTTAATTGCCAGTACTTACACGGGGGAATCACAACTATCTATTACTCCAAGTTCAGGGGTTCTCAGTCCAGCTTTTGATCACTATGAGGACCAGGTAACCATGTGGTGCATAaccatacatacaggtaaaacactcatattcattttaaaaagtatcaaaataaacacaacaggcaggaagaaggtcctgTACCTGAATGACATCCTAGATGTACGTAATAACTCAGAAGGCTCATCCAGTATCGATGTCATGAAAATTTGCCATCCAGGGAAACAGAATGATACCCTCCGCCAAATTTTAAATTCTACATATGGGTGAACTTTGGTACAACAGCAT
Proteins encoded in this region:
- the LOC102918071 gene encoding uncharacterized protein LOC102918071 isoform X1, with translation MGNRDQGVVRKTTSHAMNTVTYDDVHVDFTWEEWTLLDPSQKTLYKDVMLETYSNLTAIGYSWEDHNIEKHHQNSRRHERHERNHTGEEPSVYTQCVKVFEYDSHFHGRTHIGEKPYECNQCGKAFVCSSSLQRHKTTHTGQKPYECNECCKAFGQKRHLQRHKKTHTGEKPYECNQCGKAFGQKEYLQMHKRTHTGEKPYNCNHCGKALATKKNLQLHIRTHTGERPYECNMCGKAFTQQGYLQMHKRTHTGEKPYECNLCGKAFAFPNNFQMHIKTHTGEKPYQCNQCGKAFVQQGGLQIHKRTHTGEKPYECNLCGRAFSTQKILKLHTRTHTGEKPYECNQCGKTFSTQSSLQAHGRTHTGEKPYECNQCGKAFALRSSLQGHRKTHTGEKPYECNQCGKAFAFHNKLRIHERTHTGEKPYECNQCSKTFSTQRSLQAHRRSHTGEKPYECIQCGKDFVYASSLRKHLKKPYCKEIR
- the LOC102918071 gene encoding uncharacterized protein LOC102918071 isoform X2, with the protein product MGNRDQNTVTYDDVHVDFTWEEWTLLDPSQKTLYKDVMLETYSNLTAIGYSWEDHNIEKHHQNSRRHERHERNHTGEEPSVYTQCVKVFEYDSHFHGRTHIGEKPYECNQCGKAFVCSSSLQRHKTTHTGQKPYECNECCKAFGQKRHLQRHKKTHTGEKPYECNQCGKAFGQKEYLQMHKRTHTGEKPYNCNHCGKALATKKNLQLHIRTHTGERPYECNMCGKAFTQQGYLQMHKRTHTGEKPYECNLCGKAFAFPNNFQMHIKTHTGEKPYQCNQCGKAFVQQGGLQIHKRTHTGEKPYECNLCGRAFSTQKILKLHTRTHTGEKPYECNQCGKTFSTQSSLQAHGRTHTGEKPYECNQCGKAFALRSSLQGHRKTHTGEKPYECNQCGKAFAFHNKLRIHERTHTGEKPYECNQCSKTFSTQRSLQAHRRSHTGEKPYECIQCGKDFVYASSLRKHLKKPYCKEIR